A window of Clostridium sp. 'White wine YQ' contains these coding sequences:
- a CDS encoding flavodoxin family protein, which translates to MRIVVIISSARKKGNTATIVKFIENEIVQYAMNLSVNLDVEWINLFDYELQLCLGCRICFNKGEKYCPLNDGLLNIRDKIIEADGVIFASPVYVEDANGIMKNFIDRMAFICHRPAFSGKASIIITTSGGGATSHAIRTISSAIQSWGAYISAKRNFRTGALIDKEKVELEYSNEINAIAKKFFDSLYTNKKLIPTFYSLMIFKIQQKNWQQYSKEDNLDYLYWRENGWLNKECTYYIPNNSLCIKTVAARFVGGVISKFFI; encoded by the coding sequence TTGAGGATAGTTGTAATAATAAGTAGTGCTAGAAAAAAGGGTAATACTGCGACTATTGTAAAATTCATAGAAAATGAAATAGTACAATATGCTATGAATCTAAGTGTAAATTTAGATGTTGAGTGGATAAATTTATTTGATTATGAATTACAATTATGTTTGGGATGCAGAATTTGCTTTAATAAGGGAGAAAAGTATTGTCCACTAAATGATGGGTTGCTTAATATAAGAGACAAGATAATTGAGGCAGATGGTGTTATTTTTGCAAGTCCGGTTTATGTTGAAGATGCTAATGGAATAATGAAAAATTTTATAGATAGAATGGCATTCATTTGCCATAGACCAGCATTTTCAGGGAAGGCATCTATTATCATTACAACTTCAGGTGGAGGTGCAACTAGCCATGCTATAAGAACGATAAGCTCAGCTATTCAAAGCTGGGGGGCTTATATATCTGCCAAAAGAAACTTTAGAACTGGAGCACTTATTGATAAGGAGAAAGTTGAATTAGAATATAGTAATGAAATTAATGCAATAGCTAAAAAATTCTTTGATTCTCTTTATACTAATAAGAAACTAATTCCCACATTTTATTCTCTTATGATATTTAAAATACAGCAAAAAAATTGGCAGCAATATAGTAAAGAAGATAATTTAGATTATTTGTATTGGAGAGAAAATGGATGGCTAAATAAGGAATGTACTTATTATATTCCTAATAATTCACTTTGTATAAAAACCGTTGCTGCTAGATTTGTAGGTGGAGTAATTTCAAAATTCTTTATATAG
- a CDS encoding homocysteine S-methyltransferase family protein has protein sequence MSCEMNNDNTFLSSFYKYKYILTEGAIVERLKKEYNVKLDEEIMHAGLIYNDRQASVLRNIYMEYIETSEKYDLPIMIMTPTRRANKTKISNSSYNNKNIIKDNVDFLKDIREKYPSHKNKIFIGGLMGCKGDAYNYEEALSKEEGYRFHLWQAKEFESSKVDYLFAGIMPEIFEAIGMAKAMECTNIPYIISFMIRRNGALLDGTIINHAISAIDLATDRKPLGYMVNCVHPSILSEALWSDVNRTNLVKERFLGIQANASPLEPEELDNLETIKSDSPIDLALSIEELHNKHKIKVIGGCCGTDNRHVEEFARKIKKWM, from the coding sequence ATGAGTTGTGAAATGAATAATGATAATACATTTCTTTCATCTTTTTATAAATATAAATATATACTTACAGAAGGGGCGATAGTTGAAAGATTAAAGAAAGAATACAATGTTAAATTAGATGAAGAAATCATGCATGCGGGGTTAATTTATAATGATAGACAAGCTTCTGTCCTTAGAAATATATACATGGAGTATATAGAGACCTCAGAGAAATATGATTTGCCAATAATGATTATGACACCCACCAGAAGAGCAAATAAGACCAAAATATCAAATTCTTCTTATAATAATAAAAATATTATAAAGGACAATGTAGATTTTCTAAAAGATATTAGAGAAAAATATCCTTCTCATAAAAATAAAATATTTATCGGAGGACTAATGGGATGCAAAGGTGATGCATACAATTATGAAGAAGCACTCTCAAAAGAAGAGGGGTATAGATTTCATCTTTGGCAAGCAAAAGAGTTTGAGTCATCAAAGGTTGATTATTTGTTTGCGGGTATAATGCCAGAAATTTTTGAGGCTATTGGAATGGCAAAAGCAATGGAATGCACAAATATACCTTATATTATTAGCTTTATGATAAGAAGAAATGGGGCATTATTGGATGGAACAATAATCAATCATGCTATTAGTGCTATTGATTTAGCAACAGATAGAAAACCACTAGGATATATGGTTAACTGTGTACATCCTAGTATATTAAGTGAGGCCTTGTGGAGTGATGTAAATAGAACAAACCTAGTTAAAGAACGTTTCTTAGGTATTCAAGCAAATGCATCTCCTCTTGAGCCAGAAGAGCTAGATAACCTAGAGACTATAAAATCAGATTCGCCAATAGATTTAGCCTTAAGTATAGAAGAACTTCATAATAAACATAAAATAAAAGTTATTGGTGGATGTTGTGGAACGGATAATAGACATGTAGAGGAATTTGCTAGAAAAATAAAGAAATGGATGTAA
- the glgP gene encoding alpha-glucan family phosphorylase, whose product MKKLPSVAYFCMEYALDTEMRTYAGGLGILAGDYLKGAKEYNYPIVGIGINWKQGYSDQVIGADNKPYDAYHNYKYDFLKDTGVKVTVKIRQRDVVCKVWLVDKYDNAPIYLLDTDLPENEDAWITGQLYGWFGEERIAQEMVLGIGGIKALRALGIETDIYHFNEGHALFAGFELIREKMDDGLTFNEAFKKTQEEIVFTTHTPIIQGNESHYIDRLMYMGANCGLTIEQLVEIGGSPFNMTVGGLRLSKISNGVAQLHKDTANKMWKNVEGKSDIIGVTNAIHLKTWVDERMLKAAKDFNRDEDSKNNIWNAHMLNKEALIEFVYERNKVKLDKDKLLIGFSRRAAPYKRSNLIFSDKEIIEPLLKSGKIQIVFSGKAHPLDDTGKEIVENIVKMSKLYPNSVVFLENYDMTIGKMLTRGSDIWLNNPRRPLEASGTSGMKAAMNGVINCSILDGWWPEACEDGVNGWQFGDGFESEDFEELDEHDKDALYKVLLAKVIPTYYDNREKWIDMMVASINSTKEYFSVERMLKEYYELMYQK is encoded by the coding sequence ATGAAGAAATTGCCAAGTGTTGCATATTTCTGTATGGAATATGCTCTAGATACTGAAATGAGAACATATGCAGGGGGATTAGGTATTCTTGCTGGAGATTATTTAAAGGGAGCAAAAGAATATAATTACCCTATAGTTGGAATAGGAATCAATTGGAAACAAGGATATTCAGATCAAGTTATAGGAGCGGATAATAAACCTTACGATGCTTATCATAATTATAAGTATGACTTTTTGAAGGATACTGGAGTTAAAGTTACGGTAAAAATACGCCAAAGAGATGTAGTATGTAAGGTATGGTTAGTTGATAAATACGATAATGCACCTATATATTTATTAGATACTGATTTGCCAGAGAATGAAGATGCATGGATAACTGGTCAGCTTTATGGTTGGTTTGGTGAAGAAAGAATAGCTCAAGAGATGGTTCTAGGGATAGGTGGAATTAAAGCCTTAAGGGCATTAGGAATAGAAACAGATATATATCATTTTAATGAAGGACATGCACTTTTTGCAGGGTTTGAATTAATAAGAGAGAAAATGGATGATGGATTAACTTTCAATGAGGCATTTAAAAAGACTCAAGAAGAGATAGTATTTACAACACATACACCTATAATTCAAGGAAATGAATCTCATTATATAGATAGATTAATGTACATGGGAGCTAATTGCGGGTTAACCATAGAACAGCTTGTAGAGATTGGTGGGTCACCTTTTAACATGACAGTAGGAGGATTAAGACTATCAAAAATATCTAATGGAGTAGCTCAGCTTCACAAAGACACAGCTAATAAGATGTGGAAGAATGTAGAAGGAAAATCAGATATAATCGGAGTAACAAATGCTATTCATTTAAAGACTTGGGTTGATGAGAGAATGCTTAAGGCAGCTAAGGATTTTAATAGAGATGAAGATAGTAAAAATAATATATGGAATGCGCATATGCTTAATAAAGAAGCATTAATTGAATTTGTATATGAAAGAAATAAAGTTAAATTAGATAAGGATAAATTACTAATTGGATTCTCAAGGAGAGCAGCACCATATAAAAGAAGTAACTTGATTTTTTCAGATAAAGAAATAATCGAACCATTATTAAAATCAGGAAAGATTCAAATTGTTTTTTCAGGTAAAGCTCACCCATTAGATGATACAGGCAAAGAAATAGTAGAGAATATAGTTAAAATGTCAAAACTTTATCCAAATTCGGTTGTATTCCTAGAAAATTACGACATGACCATAGGTAAAATGTTAACTAGGGGTTCTGATATATGGCTTAATAATCCAAGAAGACCATTAGAAGCAAGTGGAACATCTGGTATGAAGGCAGCAATGAATGGAGTAATTAACTGCTCAATATTAGATGGATGGTGGCCAGAAGCTTGTGAAGATGGTGTAAATGGTTGGCAGTTTGGAGATGGCTTTGAGAGTGAGGATTTTGAGGAATTAGATGAGCATGACAAGGATGCTTTATATAAGGTTTTACTAGCAAAGGTTATTCCTACTTACTATGATAATAGAGAAAAATGGATTGATATGATGGTAGCCAGCATTAATAGTACTAAAGAATATTTTTCAGTGGAGAGAATGCTTAAAGAATACTATGAATTAATGTATCAAAAATAA
- a CDS encoding hemerythrin domain-containing protein: MDAISLMVDEHKYIKRMLVVVRKVCFGILKGEDISYEDFSKIIDFVRNYADNHHHGKEEKILFNRMVSEIGGVADKLVNQGMLVEHDLGRLHMRELELALDRVKAGDEESKLDVIANAMSYTHLLTRHIEKEDNTVYTFAQRKLSKETIEQINKECEDFENNAIEDEVSKLYIDILENLEEKYL; encoded by the coding sequence ATGGATGCAATTAGTTTAATGGTAGATGAACATAAATATATTAAAAGAATGCTTGTAGTAGTAAGAAAGGTTTGTTTTGGAATTTTAAAAGGTGAGGACATATCATATGAGGACTTTTCTAAGATAATTGATTTTGTAAGAAATTATGCTGATAATCATCACCATGGTAAAGAGGAAAAGATTCTTTTCAATAGAATGGTAAGTGAAATCGGAGGAGTGGCTGATAAATTAGTTAATCAAGGTATGCTAGTAGAACATGACTTAGGAAGACTACATATGAGGGAACTTGAACTAGCTTTAGATAGGGTTAAAGCTGGAGATGAAGAAAGTAAACTAGATGTAATCGCTAATGCAATGTCCTATACTCACTTACTTACAAGACATATTGAAAAAGAAGACAATACAGTCTATACTTTTGCACAAAGAAAATTATCAAAAGAGACGATTGAACAAATAAATAAGGAATGTGAAGATTTTGAAAATAATGCAATAGAAGATGAAGTTAGTAAACTATATATAGATATTTTAGAAAACTTAGAGGAGAAATATCTTTAG